The nucleotide sequence GCGCGCAGGTTGGGCAGCAGGCGCACCTCGCGTCCCTCCTGCATGCCGAAGGCGTCCAGCAGCGACAGGCGGTTGCGGGTGGCCAGCACCTCGAAGTCCTTGTAGGTGCCCACGCGGATGTTGGGCGTGTCGTACCACTGGTAGGGCAGGCGCTTGGTCACCGGCATGCGGCCGCGGGCAACGGCCAGCCGGTTGGGCCAGTGGGCGAAATTGGGGAAGGCCACGATGCCCACCTTGCCCACCCGGGCCGTCTCGCGCAGCATGGTCTCGGCATTGCGCAGGTGCTGCAGGGTGTCGATCTGCAGCACCACGTCGAACGAGTCGTCGTCGAACATGGCCAGGCCCTCTTCCAGGTTCAGCTGGATCACGTCGACCCCGCGCCTGACGCAGGCCAGCACGTTGGCGTCGGCGATCTCCACGCCGTAGCCGCTGCAGCCGCGCTCGCGCTGCAGCAGATGGAGCAGGGCGCCGTCGCCGCAGCCCAGGTCCAGCACGCGCGAGCCCGGCGGCACCATGCGGGCGATGGTCTGCATCAAGGGACGGTCGCTCATGCACTGAACTCCGCGGCGATGCGGTCGAAGTACGCGCGCACCACGGCCAGGTAGCGCGCGTCCTCCAGCAGGAAGGCGTCGTGGCCGTGGGGTGCGTCGATCTCGGCGTAGCTGACGCGCCGCCGGTTGTCCAGCAGCGCCTTGGCGATCTCGCGGCTGCGCGCCGGCGGGAAGCGCCAGTCGGTGGTGAAGCTCACCAGCAGGAAGTCGGCGGTGGCGGTGGCCAGGGCCTTGGCCAGGCTGCCGCCGTGCGCGCGCGCCGGGTCGAAGTAGTCCAGCGCGCGCGTGATCAGCAGGTAGGTGTTGGCGTCGAAGTACTCGCTGAACTTGTCGCCCTGGTAGCGCAGGTAGCTCTCGATCTGGAACTCGATGTCCTGCGTGGTGTACCGCAGGTCGATGCCGTCCCTGAGCTGTCTTCCGAACTTCTCGTTCATCACGTCGTCACTCAGGTACGTGATGTGGCCGATCATGCGGGCGATGCGCAGGCCGCGCTTGGGCACCACGCCGTGCCGGTAGAAGTGGCCGCCGTGGAAATCCGGGTCGGTGACGATGGCCCGGCGCGCCACCTCGTTGAAGGCGATGTTCTCGGCCGTGAGGTTGGGCGCGCTGGCGATCACCGCCGCGTGCCGCACGCGACGCGGGTACTGCAGCGTCCAGGACAACGCCTGCATGCCGCCCAGGCTGCCGCCCATCACGGCGGCCAGGCTGGCTATGCCCAGGGCGTCCAGCAGGCGTGCCTGGGCATCGACCCAGTCCTCCACGGTCACCACCGGGAAGTCGGCGCCCCAGGGCCGGCCGGTGGCGGGGTTGGCGTGCATGGGCCCGGTGGAGCCGAAGCACGAACCCAGGTTGTTGACGCCGATGACGAAGAAGCGCTCGGTATCCAGCGGCTTGCCCGGGCCGATCATGGTGTCCCACCAGCCTTCGGAGCCGGGCTGGCCCTCGTACACCCCGGCCACATGGTGCGAGGCGTTGAGCGCGTGGCACACCAGCACCGCGTTGCTGCGGTCGGCGTTGAGCCTGCCGTAGGTCTCGTAGGCCAGGTCGTAGCCGGCCATGGACGCGCCGCTTTGCAGGGCCAGCGGCGCGTCGAAGTGCATGGACTGCGGGACGGCGTTCAGGGTCATGGGCGATGGGTCGGCGGCAACAAAAAACCCGGCTCGCTAAACACGAGGCCGGGCTGCTGCAGGCGCTTCGTCTTTAGCTGAACTTGGTTAAGCGCCCGCAAGCGGAAGCAAATCGGCGCTGGGCGGCAGTATAGCCGCGCCGCCGGGCTTCAGCTCCAGCCCAGCAGCACTCCCACGCCCAGCGCCAGGAAGATCAGGGCCGAGACCACGTGCACCGCCCGCACCGGCACGCGCCGCATCACGCGCTCGCCGAACCAGACCACCGGCGCGTTGGCCAGCATCATGCCCAGCGTGGTGCCCACCACCACCGCGGTCCAGCCGGTGTACTGCGCGGCCAGCATCACGGTGGCGATCTGCGTCTTGTCGCCCATCTCCGCCAGGAAGAACGCCACCAGGGTGGCGACGAACACGCTACCGCGCGGCGACCGCGGCGCGTCGTCGGCATCGAGCTTGTCGGGCACCAGCATCCACACCGCCATGCCGACGAAGGAGGCGGCCAGCAGCCAGCGCAGCAGCTGGGGCCCCAGCCAGGTGGTGACCCAGGCGCCGGCCGCGCCGGCCAGGGCGTGGTTGGCCAGGGTGGCGGTCAGGATGCCGCCCAGGATGGGCCAGGGGCGGCGAAAGCGGGCGGCCAGCACCAGGGACAGCAGCTGCGTCTTGTCGCCCATCTCGGCAAGGGCCACGATGCCGGTGGAAAGGAGGAAGGCTTCCATGGGGGGCGCCATGGTACCCGCGGCCCGGGCCTGCTCGGCAGCGGGTCGCCCGCCGCCGGAGCCCTGGCAGCGCGAAGCCCGCTCATGGCCCATAATCACGGGGCCGCGCAAGCGGCACCGTTTGCGGTGTTTGGTCAGTTTCGCGTCTTCGAATGAAGTTTTGAGTTTGTGATTGCGTCCCGGCTCCATCGCTATTTCCGCGTTTTTTCCTAGGAGCCTTCATGGGCAACAAACTTTACGTGGGCAACCTGCCCTATTCCTACCGCGACAGTGACATGGAGCAGGCGTTCAGCCAGTTCGGCACCGTCTCCAGCGCCAAGGTCATGATGGAGCGCGACACCGGCCGCTCCAAGGGCTTCGGCTTCGTCGAGATGAGCAGCCCGGCCGAGGCGCAGGCCGCCATCGAAGGCATGAACGGCCAGCAGATCGGCGGCCGCGGCCTGGTCGTCAACGAGGCCCGTCCGATGGAGCCGCGCACCGGCGGCGGCGGTGGTGGTTTCGGCGGCGGCGGTGGCCGCAGCGGTGGTGGCGGCGGCTATGGTGGCGGTGGTGGCCGCAGCGGCGGCGGCGGTGGCGGCGGCTACGGTGGTGGCCGCGGCGGCTACTGATCCATGGACAGGCCGCGCACCGCGCGGTGACTCAACCAAAGGGCCTACATGGCCCTTTTTTCATGGGCGCGGCGGCCGCAAAGGTCTTGCATACCCCCCGGATATCTGTTTCATAATTACCGGGCGTGGGTTAAGCAGTGTCACGCAGGATTGCGGTGAACAGGTCACTTTTCGCGTCGCTGGTTGGTCGAATGCGCTTTCGGGACTCCATCGCTTAAGGTCTTAGTGTTTCTTTAGGAGTCCCTATTTCATGGGCAACAAACTTTACGTGGGCAACCTGCCCTACTCGGTGCGCGACAGTGACCTGGAGCAGGCCTTCAGCCAGTTCGGCGCGGTGTCCAGCGCCAAGGTCATGATGGAGCGCGACACCGGCCGCTCCAAGGGCTTCGGCTTCGTCGAGATGGGCAGCGATGCCGAGGCCCAGGCCGCCATCAACGGCATGAACGGCCAGCCGCTGGGCGGCCGCAGCGTGGTGGTCAATGAAGCCCGCCCGATGGAATCGCGTCCGCGCACCGGCGGCTACGGTGGCGGTGGCAGCGGTGGTGGTTACGGCGGCGGCGGTGGTGGCGGCTACGGTGGTGGTGGTAGTGGCGGTGGCGGTGGCGGCCGCAGCGGTGGCGGCGGCGGTTACGGCGGCGGTGGCGGTGGCCGCGGTGGCAATGACGGCGGCTTCCGCAGCCCCTACGGCTCGGGTCCGCGCGGCGGCGGCCGCGGCGGCAACAGCTACTGATCAGCGACCGTACAAAGATCAGCATCAAAGCGGGGCAAAGCCCCGCTTTTTCTTTGGGAGCGTCGGGGAGCAACGGGCTCCGCCGCCCCAGAAACCGCCGCTATCAAAAGCGCAGCACAAGCAGGCGCTTCCTACGTACGTCATCCGCATCGTCTGACATCGCCGCGGCTGAGAGTGGATAGATTGTTCCAACTCGAAACAATCTGTCCCAAACCCCCTGATGTGCAGCCCTTCCTTCACGACCTCAGCACGGGCGGCTGCTAACCCACGGGTTCGCATCGCATGAGCCTGCGCCTGCACTCCCGGATCGCCGGCGGGTGGGCCGTGCTGGCGGCCGCCTGCCTGCTGTGCCTGGCGGCCGTGTGGAATGGCCAGCCCCTGCTGTATCCCGACACGCCGACTTACCTGCGCGGCGCTGAAATGGGCGCGGGCAAGGCGCTGGGCGGACGGGTGGCACCCTGGCTGCCTGCCGAGCCGGCGCCCGCCGCCGATGCGCCGGCATCCACCCCGCAGGCCGCCGACGCCGCCAGGCCCAAGGGCCTGACCTCGGTGGAGGACAAGGTGGTGCTGGCCGGCCGCTCGGTCTATTACGGCGCCCTGCTGTACGCCAGCCACCTGGCGGGCAGCCTGTGGCTGACCGTGGCGCTGCAGGCGCTGTGCGTGGCCTACCTGCTGCAGCTGCTGATGGTGCGGCTGTGGGGGCTGGGGACGCGGCACCTGCTGGGCACGGTGGCGGCCCTGGGGCTGCTCACGCCGCTGGCGGCCTACACCGGTTTCCTGATGCCGGACATCTTCGCCGGGCTGGGCATCCTGGCCATGGCCACACTGGCCGCCTACTGGCAGCGCCTGGGACGGGCCGACCGCATCGCGCTGTCGCTGCTGCTGCTGTTCGGCCTGTGCGCGCACGCCAGCCATGTCGTCATCGCCGCGGCCCTGCTGGGGGTGGGGCTGCTGGCGCGGCTGTCCACCCGCCGCTGGAAGCACCTGCCCGGGGCGGCCTTCGCGGTGGCGGGCGCCTGCATCGTCGCGGCGGTGGCGGCCGAGTGGGTGTTCAACCAGGCCGTGACCCGGGCAGTGGGTGCGCCGCCGCTGCGCATGCCGCACCCCATGGCGCGCCTGGTCGACATGGGCCCCGGCACCGATTACCTGCGGCGCAACTGCCCGCGGGCCGGCTACGAGGCCTGCGCCTTCCTGGCCAACTACCCGACCGCCTGGGACGATTTCCTGTTCTCCACCGACCCGAACAAGGGCGCCTTCGCGCTCGCCGACGCCGCCGGCAAGCGCCGCATGGCGGCCGAGCAGCTGCGCTTCGTGGCCGACGTGGTGCGCCACGACCCGGCAGGCGTGGCGGCGGGCGTGGCGGCGGACGTGCTGCGACAGCTTGCGCTGTTCCGGGTGGACATCTGGGGTTACGGCCCGCGCGAGCTGGCCATGTACGAAGGCCGCGTGCCGCCCTCGCTGTACGCCGGCATGCGCGCCAGCCGCGGCGCCTACAACCCCCGCTACAACCAGTGGCTGAGCGCGGCCACCTACCTGAGCACGGCCGCGGCCGTGCTGGCGCTGCTGTGGTGGTGGCGCCGCGCGTCCTCGGCCGGGGCGCTGTCCCCGGCAGCCGAGCCGCGGCGCTTTGCCGATTTCCTCTGGATCACGCTGGCCGGTATCGCCCTCAACGCCCTCGTGTGCGCCAGCCTGGCCTCGTCGGCGGACCGCTTCCAGGCGCGCGTGATCTGGCTGCTGCCTTTCCTGGCGCTGTCGGCGCTGGCGCTGGCCTATGCGCGCCGCCCGACCGAGACCACCGCCGCGGCTTCCCCGCCGCCTTCCCTCAACCCCTCTTCGACCACTTCACTTCAAGGATCCGCTTCATGAGCAGTGCCATCCCTTCATCCACCGCGGCGCCGGACACGCGCGCCCGCTTCAGCGACTACCTGAAGATGGCCCGGCTGGACCACATGACCAAGCACGTCTTCATCCTGCCCGGCCTGGTGCTGGCGTGGGTGCTGCGCGACCCGTCGCTGGAAGGCGTCTGGCTGAACATCCTGCTGGGCTTCGGCAGCGCGGTGCTGATCGCCTCGGCCAACTACATCATCAACGAGTGGCTGGACCGTGAGTTCGACGCCTTCCATCCCGACAAGTCCAAGCGCCCCGCGGTCAACATGGAGATGTCGGCGCTGCCGGTGTATGGCGGCTATGCCTTCTGCAGCCTCGCCGGCATCGCGCTCGGCTGGCTGGTGGGACCGGTGTTCTTCGTCACCACCCTGCTGTTCTGGCTGTCGGGCGTGATCTACAACGTCCGGCCGATCCGCTCCAAGGACAAGGCCTACCTGGACGTGCTGTCCGAGTCGCTGAACAACCCGATCCGGCTGATGCTGGGCTGGGGCATGATCGAGCATGGCTCGGTGGCGCCCGCCTCCCTGCTGCTGGCCTACTGGATGGGCGGCGCCTTCCTGATGGGCGCCAAGCGCCTGTCCGAGTACCGCGAGATCGCGGCCGGCCCCGGCGTGGGCGTGCTGCACCGCTATCGCCGCTCGTTCCAGCACTACACCGAGGAGCGGCTGACCATCTCGGTGTTCGTCTATGCGCTGCTGGCCCTGCTGCTGATCGGCTTCTTCCTGGTCAAGTACCGCATCGAGTACCTGATCGCCTGCCCGCTGATCATCGCCATGTTCGCTCACTACCTGGGCCTGTCCATGCGCAGCGGTTCGGTGGCGCAGAAGCCCGAGAAGCTGTTCCGCGAGAAGCGCCTGATGGTGATCAGCGGCGCCACCGTGGTGGCCCTGGTGGTGCTGAGCTTCGTCAACATCCCCGCGCTGCAGGGCTTCACCGAGCCGCACTACATCACCGTGACCGAGAACCGCCGCTGATGCAGGACACCGCTTCTTCTTCGCAAGGGGCGGCGCCGGCGCGCATCGACTGGTCCGGGGTGGACCTCGTCGTCTTCGACGTGGACGGCACGCTGTACGACCAGCGCCGGCTGCGCCTGGCGATGCTGCGGCGCCTGCTCGGCCACACGTTGCGCACGCGCAGCCTGCAGACGCTGCGCGTCCTGCGCAGCTTCCGCCGGGTGCGCGAGCAGCTGGGCGAGGAGGCCGGCGTCAACTTCCTGGTGGAGCAGTACAGCCGCACCGCACGGCTGCACGGCTGCGCGCCCGAGCAGGTCGAGCGGCTGGCCACCGACTGGATGGAGACGCGCCCGCTCGACCTGCTGGCCGCCGCGCGCTACCCGCACGTGGACGCCGTGTTCGCCGGCCTGCGCGCCGCGGGCAAGCAGGTGGCGGTGTTCTCGGACTACCCGGCCGTCGCCAAGCTGCAGGCGCTGGGCCTGGCGGCCCAGCCGGTGGTGAGCGCCTGCGACGCGGCGGTGGCCAGGCTCAAGCCCGACCCCACCGGACTGCTGGCCATCCTGCGCGCCACCGGCGTGGCGCCGTCGCGCACGCTGATGGTGGGCGATCGCTTCGACCGCGACGCTGCCGTGGCCGATCGGGCCGGCGTGCGCGCGCTGATCCGATCGCGCGAGCCGCACCCCACGGTCCCCACCTTCCGCCGCTACGACGATCCGGTGTTCCAGCCGCTGCTGGCGTCATCGCCGGTGCCCGCCGCGGCATGAAGGCCACGGCCCCCACCGGCGGCCCGGCGGCCATGCCCCCCATGGGCGGCGGCCTGCCGCGGCTGGCGCGCCAGGCGCTGGGCTACCTCATGACCGGCGGGCTGGCCGCCGTGGTGGACATCGGCGGCTTCCACCTGCTCGCGCCGCAGTTCTCCGGTGTGCTGTGGCCCGCCGTGCTGAGCTTCCTGGTGGCGGCGGTGGTGAACTACACGCTGTCGTCGCTGTGGGTCTACCGGCGCCAATGGCGCTCGTTGCGGCGCGCGGCGCTGTTCCTGCTGTTCGCCTGCGTGGGGCTGGCGATCAACGCCGGCGTCACCTGGGCCATCGCGGGCGCGCTGCCGGTGCACCCCACGCTGGCCAAGGTGGGCGGGGTGGGCATCGCCTTCGTCGCCAACTTCCTGATGAACACCTTCATCGTGTTCCGCGCCGGCGACGACCGCTGACGCCGCGGGGAGAGCAGCGGAGAAGTCAGCCCGCCTCGCCGCGGCGGTGCTTGCGCGGGCGGCCGGCCAGCAGCCGGTCGAACACCGGGTTGGGCAGCAGGCGCAGCAGCCGGGCCACCACGCCCATCTGCCAGGGGATGAAGCGGTGGCTGGCGCCCGCCGCGATGGCGCGGAACGCCCGGTCGGCAAAGGCGTCCGCCGGCATCAGGAAGGGCATGGCGTAGCGGTTCTGCCGCGTCAGCGGCGTGTCGATGTAGCCGGGGCTGATCGTCACCACCCGCACGCCGCTGGCGCGCAGCTCGCCGCGCAGGCTCTCGCAGTAGCTGATCACCGCGGCCTTGCTGGCGCAGTAGGCGCCATGGCCCGGCAGGCCGCGCATGCCGGCCACGCTGGCGATGCCCACCAGGGTGCCGCTGCCGCGCCGCGCCATCGGTTCGACAAAGGGGTGGAAGGTGGCGGCCAGGCCGATGTTGTTGGTGGCGTAGGTCTGGGCGATGACCTCCAGGTCCTCGCGCACCGCGGTGTCCACGCCGATGCTGATGCCGGCGTTGGCGACCACCACGTCGGGCAGGCCCTGCGCGGCGATGCAGGCCTGGCCGGCCGCCACGATGCCGGCGGTGTCGGCCACGTCCGCGCCGTAGACGGCGCAGCGGTCCGCGCCCAGCCCCTGCGCCAGGGCCCAGGCCTGCATCTCGCCGGTGCGGCGCGCCGCCAGGGCCAGCCGCCAGCCGGCCTGCGCATAGCGCGCCGCCAGCGCCTGGCCGATGCCGCTGGAGGCCCCGGTGATGAAGACCAGCCGGCTCACCGCAGGCCCTTCATCCAGGGCCCTTCACCGCGCATCGCCGCCCGCCGCCGCGCCGCCCGGCTGCAGCGTGCCGCGCACCCGGCCGCGCAGCTCCATCACGCGGTCCAGGTTGTCGTAGTCCAGGCTGTCGGCGGTGAACTGGTCGCTGCCGCGCACCAGCACCACCGGCTTGGGCGAGGTGACGCGCTCGGTATCCAGGAAGGCGTGCAGGAACTCGCCGCGCACCTGCATGCGCGGCTGCGGACTGCCGCCGGGGCCCGTGCCCGCCTCGCGCGTGACCACCGCGTCGCCGACCAGCTGCACCTCGGTGCCGTCGCCGTTGGAGATGCCGCGCCGGGCGGTGGCGGTGGTCAGCTCGCCCTGCTCGTTGAAGAAGCGGATGCGCGGCTGGTCGATCTCCAGCGTGTCGGTGTCCGGGTAGTGGCGCCCCTCGGTACCGAAGATCTCGCTCTTGAGGCGGCCGCCGGCGTCGAAGGTGCGCAGGGAGAAGCGCCGCATGAAGTAGTCGGGCTCGTGCGTGAGGGGGCGCTGCGCGGCCGGCGCCTGGAAGGTGGGCGTGTTGCGCGCCAGCCAGTAGGTGCCCAGCGCCATCATGCCCATGATCACGGCCGGCAGGTACAGCGCGGCGCGGTCCCAGGCCGTGCGCAGGCGCCCGGCCAGGCCGGCGGGGCGCAGGGCCGCCCTCACGCGTAGCGCTCCAGCAGGCCGGCATAGCGCCCGCTGGCCACCAGCAGCAGGTCGCAGAACTCGCGCGCCGCGCCGCCGCCGCCGGCGGCCGCCGTCACGTAGCGCACCGCGGCGCGGACCTCCGCGTGGGCGTTGGCCGGCGCGGCCGCGAACGCGCAGCGCCGCAGCACCGGCAGGTCGGGCCAGTGCGTCGCCGATGGCGGCCGCCTCGTGCCAGCCCAGGCTCAGCGCCGCCAGCGTCTGCTCGGCGGCTGGCGCCTTGTCCTCGGTGCCGTAGTGCACGCGGGTGATGCCCAGGGCGGCCAGCCGGGCGCGCAGCGCGGGCGAGTCGCGCCCGGTGATGACCACCGGCGTGATGCCCGCCTGCTGCAGCAGCTTGAGCCCCAGGCCGTCAAGGATGTTGAAGCGCTTGAGGGCCTCGCCCTCGGCCGACAGGTACAGGCCGCCGTCGGTCAGCACGCCGTCCACGTCGAAGAAGGCCACGCGCACGCCCTGCGCGGCGAGCAGCAGGGCCGGGTCGAACTGCAGGGCGGGGGTCATGTTCTCAAATGACTTTCGCGCGCATCAGGTCGTTGCTGCTCACGGCGCCGCACAGCCGGCCCTGGTCGTCGATCACCAGCACGCTGTTGATGCGGTGCTTTTCCATCAGTTCCGCCGCCTCCACCGCCAGCACGTCGTCGCGGATGACGCCGCGGGGGTTGGGATGCATCACCTCGCGCGCCGTCAGCCCGCGCAGGTCCCGGCCCTTCTCGACCAGGCGGCGCAGGTCGCCGTCGGTGAAGATGCCCAGCACGCGGCCCTCGCCGTCCACCACGGCCGAGGCGCCCAGGCCCTTGGCGCTCATCTCGCGCATCAGCTCGGTGAAAGGCGTGTCCGCGCCCACGCGCGGCACGGCGCCGCCCGCGCGCATCACGTCGCGCAGGTGCGTCAGCAGCTTGCGACCCAGGGCGCCTCCGGGGTGCGAGCGCGCGAAATCCTCGGTGCGAAAGCCGCGCGCGTCCAGCAGCGCGACGGCCAGCGCGTCGCCCAGCGCGAGCTGGGCGGTGGTGCTGGCCGTGGGCGCCAGGTTGAGCGGGCAGGCCTCCTTCGCGACGCCGCTGTCCAGCACGATGTCGGCGTGGCGCGCCAGGGTGGACTGCGCGTTGCCGGTCATGGCCACCAGGGGCGCGCCCAGGCGCTTGAGCACCGGCAGGATGGCGGTGATCTCGTCGCTCTCGCCGCCGTTGGAGATGGCCAGCACCAGGTCCGCCGGCTTGATCATGCCGAGGTCGCCGTGGCTGGCCTCGGCCGGGTGCACGAACATCGCCGCCGTGCCGGTGGAGGCCAGCGTGGCCGCCACCTTGCGGCCGATGTGGCCGCTCTTGCCCATGCCCATCACGACCACGCGGCCGGTCACGGCCAGCATGGCCTCGACGGCCCGGGCGAAGGCGGCGCCGGTGCGCGCCTTGAGCCCCAGCACGGCGGCGGCCTCGATGTCAAAGGTTTCCTGCGCGAGCGCGAGGGCGCGGGCGGCGTCGAAGGCCGGTGCCGTGCCCGTCGCCGCGGCCTGTCCGAAGGCTGTCGATGCGGTCATCCGCGGGATTCTACGGTTGGGGCTTCGCTTAGCATCCACCCCATGTCCACGCTGGAGCTCACGCTGCTGTACCTGCTGGCCGCGGTGCTCGGCGTGGTGGCCTGCCGCTCGCTCAGGCTGCCGCCCATGCTGGGCTACCTGGCGGTGGGGGTGCTGATCGGCCCCAACGCCCTGGGCCTGAGCCAGGACGCCGAGGCGGTGCGCCACCTGGGCGAGTTCGGCGTGGTGTTCCTGATGTTCGTGATCGGGCTGGAATTCAACCTGCCCAAGCTGCGCGCCATGCGCGGCCACGTGTTCGGGCTGGGCCTGTTCCAGGTGGTGCTGACCATCCTGCTGGGGACCGTCGGCAGCCTGGTGCTCGCATGGCTGCTGCCCTCGTTCTGGCGCATGAGCTGGCAGACGGCGCTGGCCCTGTCCGGCGCGCTGACCATGAGCAGCACCGCCATCGTGATCAAGCTCATGGCCGAGCGGCTGGAGCTGGAGTCCGAGCACGGCAAGCGCGTGATGGGCGTGCTGCTGTTCCAGGACCTGGCCGTCGTGCCGCTGCTGGTGCTGATCCCGGCCCTGGGCAGCAAGCCCGAGACGCTGCTGGCGGCGCTGGGCCTGGCCACGCTCAAGGCGGCCGGCCTGGTGCTGCTGCTGCTGGTGGGCGGGCAGCGGCTGATGCGCTGGTGGCTCACCCTGGTGGCGCGGCGCAAGAGCGAGGAGCTGTTCGTGCTGAACCTGCTGCTGATCACGCTGGGCCTGGCCTGGCTGACCGAGCTGGCGGGGCTGTCGCTGGCGCTGGGCGCCTTCATCGCCGGCATGCTGATCTCGGAGACCGAGTACAAGCACCAGGTGGAGACCGACATCCGGCCGTTCCACGACGTGCTGCTGGGCCTGTTCTTCATCACCATCGGCATGATGCTGGACTGGCGCCTGGTGGGCCAGCGCTGGGGCCTGGTGCTGCTGCTGCTGTCGGCACCGCTGCTGTTCAAGCTGGCCCTGGTGACCCTGCTGGCGCGCGGCTTCGGCGCCTCCATGGGCGTGTCGCTGCGCACCGGGCTGTACCTGGCGCAGGCCGGCGAGTTCGGCTTCGTGCTGCTGACCCTGGCGGCGCAGAACGGCCTGGTGCGGCCGGAGCTGCTCAACCCGGTG is from Ramlibacter tataouinensis TTB310 and encodes:
- the metW gene encoding methionine biosynthesis protein MetW, which codes for MSDRPLMQTIARMVPPGSRVLDLGCGDGALLHLLQRERGCSGYGVEIADANVLACVRRGVDVIQLNLEEGLAMFDDDSFDVVLQIDTLQHLRNAETMLRETARVGKVGIVAFPNFAHWPNRLAVARGRMPVTKRLPYQWYDTPNIRVGTYKDFEVLATRNRLSLLDAFGMQEGREVRLLPNLRAGTAVFRFERG
- the metX gene encoding homoserine O-succinyltransferase MetX — protein: MTLNAVPQSMHFDAPLALQSGASMAGYDLAYETYGRLNADRSNAVLVCHALNASHHVAGVYEGQPGSEGWWDTMIGPGKPLDTERFFVIGVNNLGSCFGSTGPMHANPATGRPWGADFPVVTVEDWVDAQARLLDALGIASLAAVMGGSLGGMQALSWTLQYPRRVRHAAVIASAPNLTAENIAFNEVARRAIVTDPDFHGGHFYRHGVVPKRGLRIARMIGHITYLSDDVMNEKFGRQLRDGIDLRYTTQDIEFQIESYLRYQGDKFSEYFDANTYLLITRALDYFDPARAHGGSLAKALATATADFLLVSFTTDWRFPPARSREIAKALLDNRRRVSYAEIDAPHGHDAFLLEDARYLAVVRAYFDRIAAEFSA
- a CDS encoding TMEM165/GDT1 family protein, with the protein product MEAFLLSTGIVALAEMGDKTQLLSLVLAARFRRPWPILGGILTATLANHALAGAAGAWVTTWLGPQLLRWLLAASFVGMAVWMLVPDKLDADDAPRSPRGSVFVATLVAFFLAEMGDKTQIATVMLAAQYTGWTAVVVGTTLGMMLANAPVVWFGERVMRRVPVRAVHVVSALIFLALGVGVLLGWS
- a CDS encoding RNA recognition motif domain-containing protein — its product is MGNKLYVGNLPYSYRDSDMEQAFSQFGTVSSAKVMMERDTGRSKGFGFVEMSSPAEAQAAIEGMNGQQIGGRGLVVNEARPMEPRTGGGGGGFGGGGGRSGGGGGYGGGGGRSGGGGGGGYGGGRGGY
- a CDS encoding RNA recognition motif domain-containing protein; this translates as MGNKLYVGNLPYSVRDSDLEQAFSQFGAVSSAKVMMERDTGRSKGFGFVEMGSDAEAQAAINGMNGQPLGGRSVVVNEARPMESRPRTGGYGGGGSGGGYGGGGGGGYGGGGSGGGGGGRSGGGGGYGGGGGGRGGNDGGFRSPYGSGPRGGGRGGNSY
- a CDS encoding UbiA prenyltransferase family protein, which codes for MSSAIPSSTAAPDTRARFSDYLKMARLDHMTKHVFILPGLVLAWVLRDPSLEGVWLNILLGFGSAVLIASANYIINEWLDREFDAFHPDKSKRPAVNMEMSALPVYGGYAFCSLAGIALGWLVGPVFFVTTLLFWLSGVIYNVRPIRSKDKAYLDVLSESLNNPIRLMLGWGMIEHGSVAPASLLLAYWMGGAFLMGAKRLSEYREIAAGPGVGVLHRYRRSFQHYTEERLTISVFVYALLALLLIGFFLVKYRIEYLIACPLIIAMFAHYLGLSMRSGSVAQKPEKLFREKRLMVISGATVVALVVLSFVNIPALQGFTEPHYITVTENRR
- a CDS encoding HAD family hydrolase; translated protein: MQDTASSSQGAAPARIDWSGVDLVVFDVDGTLYDQRRLRLAMLRRLLGHTLRTRSLQTLRVLRSFRRVREQLGEEAGVNFLVEQYSRTARLHGCAPEQVERLATDWMETRPLDLLAAARYPHVDAVFAGLRAAGKQVAVFSDYPAVAKLQALGLAAQPVVSACDAAVARLKPDPTGLLAILRATGVAPSRTLMVGDRFDRDAAVADRAGVRALIRSREPHPTVPTFRRYDDPVFQPLLASSPVPAAA
- a CDS encoding GtrA family protein gives rise to the protein MKATAPTGGPAAMPPMGGGLPRLARQALGYLMTGGLAAVVDIGGFHLLAPQFSGVLWPAVLSFLVAAVVNYTLSSLWVYRRQWRSLRRAALFLLFACVGLAINAGVTWAIAGALPVHPTLAKVGGVGIAFVANFLMNTFIVFRAGDDR
- a CDS encoding SDR family oxidoreductase, which encodes MSRLVFITGASSGIGQALAARYAQAGWRLALAARRTGEMQAWALAQGLGADRCAVYGADVADTAGIVAAGQACIAAQGLPDVVVANAGISIGVDTAVREDLEVIAQTYATNNIGLAATFHPFVEPMARRGSGTLVGIASVAGMRGLPGHGAYCASKAAVISYCESLRGELRASGVRVVTISPGYIDTPLTRQNRYAMPFLMPADAFADRAFRAIAAGASHRFIPWQMGVVARLLRLLPNPVFDRLLAGRPRKHRRGEAG
- the lptC gene encoding LPS export ABC transporter periplasmic protein LptC, whose translation is MAGRLRTAWDRAALYLPAVIMGMMALGTYWLARNTPTFQAPAAQRPLTHEPDYFMRRFSLRTFDAGGRLKSEIFGTEGRHYPDTDTLEIDQPRIRFFNEQGELTTATARRGISNGDGTEVQLVGDAVVTREAGTGPGGSPQPRMQVRGEFLHAFLDTERVTSPKPVVLVRGSDQFTADSLDYDNLDRVMELRGRVRGTLQPGGAAAGGDAR
- a CDS encoding KpsF/GutQ family sugar-phosphate isomerase, which encodes MTASTAFGQAAATGTAPAFDAARALALAQETFDIEAAAVLGLKARTGAAFARAVEAMLAVTGRVVVMGMGKSGHIGRKVAATLASTGTAAMFVHPAEASHGDLGMIKPADLVLAISNGGESDEITAILPVLKRLGAPLVAMTGNAQSTLARHADIVLDSGVAKEACPLNLAPTASTTAQLALGDALAVALLDARGFRTEDFARSHPGGALGRKLLTHLRDVMRAGGAVPRVGADTPFTELMREMSAKGLGASAVVDGEGRVLGIFTDGDLRRLVEKGRDLRGLTAREVMHPNPRGVIRDDVLAVEAAELMEKHRINSVLVIDDQGRLCGAVSSNDLMRAKVI